From the genome of Polycladomyces zharkentensis:
CCGGGTGAAGACCGGATCCTGATCCATTCGCCCAAAGTGGCCACCTACGACCTGAAGCCGGAGATGAGCGCCTATGAGGTGACCGACTCCTTGGTCAAGGAGATCGAGGCCGGCAAACACGATGCCATCATCCTCAACTTTGCCAACCCGGACATGGTGGGTCACTCGGGCAAATTGGAGCCGACGATCCGCGCGGTGGAAGCCGTGGATGAATGCCTGGGCCGCGTGGTCGAGGCGGTACTGGCCCAAGGCGGTGTGGCCGTCATCACGGCGGACCACGGCAACGCCGACATGGTGCTCACGGCCGACAACAAACCGGTGACATCCCATACCACCAATCCGGTGCCGTTCATCGTCACCGACAAAAACGTGAAACTGCGACAAGAAGGGATTTTGGCGGATATCGCGCCGACCCTGCTGCATCTGTTGGGCATCGAACAACCGGAAGAAATGACCGGGCGCTCGATGATTGAATCATAAAAGCCAATGCAACGATTCAAGGAGGAAGACAAAACATGACGAGAATCGTGGACGTATACGCGCGGGAAGTGCTGGACTCCCGCGGCAATCCGACCGTCGAAGTGGAAGTGGTGCTGGAATCGGGCGATGTGGGCCGTGCGATTGTGCCGTCCGGTGCATCCACCGGTGCTTATGAGGCCGTGGAATTGCGGGATGGGGACAAAGAGCGCTTTCTCGGCAAAGGTGTCCTGAAAGCCGTGCAACACGTGAACGAAATCATCGCTCCCGAGCTGGAAGGTTGGGACGCGACCGACCAAGTGGGCATCGACAAACACCTGATTGAGCTGGACGGTACGCCCAACAAAGGGAAACTGGGTGCCAACGCCATCCTGGGCGTGTCCATGGCCGTGGCGCGTGCAGCCGCGGAAGCGCTGGGCGTTCCGTTGTACAACTATCTGGGCGGATTCAACGCCAAAACCCTGCCCGTTCCGATGATGAACATTCTGAATGGCGGAAAACACGCTGATAACAACGTCGACATTCAGGAGTTCATGATCATGCCGGTGGGAGCGCCCTCCTTCCGTGAAGGTTTGCGCATGGGGGCCGAAATCTTCCACAACCTGAAGGCTGTATTGAAAGAGAAAGGCCTCGCCACTTCCGTCGGGGACGAAGGCGGCTTCGCGCCGAACCTGTCCTCCAACGAGGAAGCATTGCAAACCATCGTGGCCGCGATCGAACGTGCCGGTTACAAACCGGGTGAAGATGTCCTGCTCGCACTCGATGTGGCCGCGACCGAGCTGTACAAAGACGGAAAATATCATTTGGAGGGCGAAGGCGTCACCCGCTCTTCCGAGGAAATGATCGCCTTCTATGAAGAGCTGGTTTCCAAATACCCGGTTGTCTCCATCGAGGACGGCTTGTCCGAAGACGACTGGGATGGTTGGAAACAGCTGACCGAGCGCCTGGGCGGCAAAGTTCAGCTGGTGGGCGACGATCTGTTCGTCACCAACACCGAGCGCCTGTCCCAAGGTATTGAAAAAGGTGTGGGCAACTCCATCCTGATCAAAGTGAACCAAATCGGCACCCTGACTGAAACGTTCGATGCCATCGAAATGGCGAAACGTGCCGGTTACACTGCGGTTATCTCCCACCGTTCCGGCGAGTCGGAAGACACCACCATCGCCGACATCGCCGTGGCGACGGGTGCGGGTCAAATCAAAACGGGAGCACCGTCCCGTACCGACCGCGTGGCCAAATACAATCAGCTCCTGCGCATCGAGGATGAACTGGCCGAAACGGCGCAATATCCGGGTAAAACCGCGTTCTACAACCTGCGCGGATAATCGCTTTGTTTCACCTGCCGCCGGCACTGACGCCGGCGGTTTTTTTGTGCTGATTTATTCGACCAGACAGACTTAAAAAAAGGTGTTCATCAAATTGATCAAGCAGAGCAGGAAAAAGCCAAACAATATTGGACACCGGAACGCAAGAAAAACGCGGAAAAAAACATGCCGGTCATAAAAGGAGAATTGAAAAAGCCGGATCAGCAAAGTCTTGTCCCCAAAGGAAAGCCTCGCCTGGTCCTGCCGATAGCCCCCGATGGTAAGACACTTCCGGTTCCGGAAAACATCCACAAGCTGATCCACCAAGAACAGAGTGATGTGAACCCATGATTGACAACGAAGTATACGTTGATCCTTATCCCCATACTACATATCAAAACTACGTCGACGATCAGACATACCCTTTCCGCGTGGAAAATGGAAAGATTATGTTTGCAGCGCTACGGTGGTTCATGCCGAGAACAGAAGTCTCGTAAGAAACGGCGGACCATTGTCTCCATGAAGGAACCGGTATTGACAAGCCGATGTCACGAAATGTGTTTTTTTCTCCTGCCTGTCAGAATGGCAAGGAACCCTTTGGCGAATGGGCTGCAGTGTATGTGATTCCTCATTATGATTGGATGGTAAACCAAAAATTACGAGCATGACTTCGGCGCTGTCATTTTGGAGCGGAGAATGGTGAGGCGGTACAGGATGTCGTCGGCGGACAAGGAATCATATTCAATATTGCAAGGACTCAACACTGGTTTGGATCGGTTATCCGGGTGAAACACCTTTCGGTTATGATGGGGAAAAGCAGATCGTGACAGCTGCCTCGCGAGCGGTTGATAACGAAGGCAAAGTTACCGGACCCGCTACCATAGGAATCGGTGCTCGTCTGGGTAAGGGATCCAGTTCGCCAGTTGATTTGTAAAAGCCCACTACCCTAAAAGGAAGTTGTCGTTTTCTCACGAGCGACCTTTGAGCTTGTCGAAAGAGGAGCGAAAGGGAAAACGGCGCACCCGGAATTGCGAGTAGAAAAAACCTTTTTTAAGCGTATTCCCACCGGGCGAAAATATCCGGTGTTTTTTTCTCTCGCTTCCCTTTATTGAAAACCCGCGTCTGATATGGTACAGTATCCCCAGTGAGACTCGGGAGGTAGATCGGTTTGGAAATCGCAGCAAAGATTTTGTTGGCGATCGTGAGTATCGCATTGATCATCGTTGTTCTGCTTCAATCCGGAAAAAGCCCGGGCCTCTCCGGTGCGATTGGCGGTGGAGCGGAGCATCTGTTGGGCAAAACGAAAGCGCGCGGCATCGACGCCCTTCTCAACAAAATCACCGTGGTGCTGGCGGTGTTGTTTATCATACTCACGTTGGTGGTCGGATATTTTGTGAAATAAAGCCAAACATGATTCCCATCTACTGCGGGAACGATAGCAATAACAGCTCAACAGCGGGTGTTTCCCGGCTGTTTTTCTTTTGAAGCCGAAAGAAGGAGCGTATGACGGTGGAAGGGTTTTTGCTGATCCATGGTTACGCCGGTACGCCGCATGACGTCCAACCTGTGCTCGATCGTCTGCAGGAGCTGAACTTGCCCGTATCCGCTCCGCTTTTGGCCGGGCATGGCGGAACGCGGAAAGAGATGCGATCGTCTTCATGGCAGGAATGGGTTCAAAGTGCCGAAGAGGCGTTGGTCCAGCTTCTTCGAGAGTGTGATCTCGTTCATCTGGTCGGTTTTTCGATGGGAAGCCTCATCGCCATCGATCTGGCTGTACGGTATCCCGTCGGGAAAATGGTATTGCTCAGCCCGGCCGTCTACTCGGTTAACACGCCGGAAATCGTCCGAGGCATGGCAGATACGTTGAAAAGCCCGTTTGACAAACGCGTTCGGGCCTTGCCGCTCAAAGTTTACTTGAGGCGCACCATGCGCTCTTCGTTTCGCTCCTTCGCTCAGTTTTTCCAACTGGTTGAACACGTTCGACCCAAATTCCCCGAAGTGCGCATTCCCACACTGATCATTCAGGGAGAGCGCGACGATGTGGTCAAACCCAAAGGTGCGATCCATCTCTACCATCAAATCGGTTCAACCGAGAAGAAATTGGTGCTGTTGCCAAAGTCCCGCCACCTGATTTGCCATGATTGCGAAGTGGTGGAGATGATGCGGGAGATTGAGACTTTTTTCGGCCTGCCCTCGCGAAATCCCGAGCCACTGCAAGAACAAGCCTCTGTCTAAAAGGGGGTTGCCAAATCGGCGGCAAGGTTGTACAATCAATCCTGTCTGGTGGTGATAGCGGAGGGGAACCACCCGTTCCCATTCCGAACACGGAAGTTAAGCCCTCCAGCGCCGATGGTACTTGGGGCGGGAGCCCCCGGGAGAGTAGGACGCTGCCAGGCAGAAGAGGCGGTTCGCTGATAGGCGGACCGCCTGTTTTTTTGGATGATCCGGGTCGCGAAAAGGGCTTCACAAAACCCCTGATATCGGTCAGACCAATACCTATCAAACAAAAAATCCCTGTTCTTGGATAAACCCTCTTGCGTTATTTGCTACATGGATTGATATTGGAACCTGTCTTCATTTCATGATGATTGAAAATGGTGGTCAAATTGATGAATGCGGTGCTTGAACGACAACGAGAAGTGAATCCCGAAGAGATTCGGGAGAAAATCAGGCAATGCATCTGTCTGGAGCTGCTCGTCGCTTTGCTGGATGAAGACAAGCTGCTGACCGGACCGATGCATACCGGATGGATTTTTGCGCAGTTTATGGATGCGGTTATCCAAACGATCCGGGATGACCTCGCAGCCATGAAAGAGGATTTGCAGTCCCATGGCGTGGAAATTCTTTCTGTCACGCTGGATGCGTTTGGCCGCACCGTTAAATTTGCGATTGGCGGTCAAGTTTATGAACAGCGTTATCTCAACGAGTCTTTCCGTGAGGAATGTGACGAGTTGCTTCGAATGAGGCTGGGATTGAAATGACGCCGATAAAATTCCCGTTCCCGGTTTGGCAACGGGAATTTGAGGTTTGTCCTCGCTGTGCTTCCCGGTATCGGTGGCGGTACGGAACGAGGTACCGCATCCGCAGGTCGTGGTGGGAACCGCCCCCTGCTTTCTCCCCCTTACTTCCACTCCATACGCCTCCCGGACACACTTTGGTACATTTCATTTCTCGCCCTGAATCAATCCAGCTTTGAGCCGCAATCAGTATATCTGTGTCAGGTTTGCTTGTGGTATCGTAAGGGTATCGAATATCTTCAGCAAGTAAGGGAATGAATGAAATAAGGAAGCGGGAGGTCATCTGAATGAAAATCGTCCGTCGCTCTCCGGACCCGTTTTTTTATGAAGGTGGGGAGATCGGCGTATTGTTGATTCACGGATTCACTGGAACACCGTCTGAACTGCGTCCGATGGGGGAATATCTGAAAGAGCGGGGATACACGGTGTATGCGCCGCTTTTGGCCGGGCACGGCACTTCCCCGGAGGAGATGGCCTGCACGACGTGGGAGGATTGGTGGAACAGCGCGGTGGAAGGATACCGGCGTTTGCGGGAGTCGGGTGTACGTCGCGTATTTGCCGCAGGCTTGTCGATGGGTGGTGCACTGGTGCTGAATCTGGCACGACAATACCCACTCGACGGTTTGATCGCGATGTGCGCGCCCGTTTACCTCAAGGACAAGCGAGTCCACGCCGTCAATCTGATACGCTGGGTGATGCCGTATCAGATCCGGCGCGGCACCAAACCGGCGCACATCGAGGAATACTTGGTTCCCTATGATCGAACGCCGCTCAAATGCGTTGCCAGCCTGCAACGTCTGATTCGCCACGTACGCAACCATCTGCACGAAATCAGGGTGCCGGCACTTGTCGTTCAGGCGGAACTGGATGAAACGGTGGAACCCCGGAGTGCCCGCTACATCTACGAAAAGCTCGGTTCCGCTGTCAAACGTCTGAAATGGTACGACAAGTCGTCCCACATCATCACACTTGACCGGGAACGGGAGAAATTGTTTGCTGATGTGGATGCATTTATCCAGGAAGTGAATGAAGCAATATCCAAAAGAGAGAGAGGAAAGGGGTCTTGATGTGATCGAAGAACAAGAGATTTTGACGTTCATGCGGAAAAAAGCGTATAAACCGCTGACATTCACGGAATTGGTCGAAGCATTTGCGATCGAAGAGGAAGAGATCGAAGCGTTTCGATCCTTGATCGACCGAATGGAACAAGAAGGAAGAATCGTTCAGACGCGGTCCAAACGGTTCGGGGTGCCTGAGCGGTTCAATCTTGTGCGCGGCATTCTGCAGGGACATCCCAAAGGGTTCGGTTTCGTCGTGCAGGACCGGCCCAACGCACCGGACATCTACGTCCATCCCAATGATATGAACGGGGCGATGGATGGCGATACGGTGCTCGTCCGCCTGCAGGGTAAACAAGTACGGGATCTGCGGCCTGAAGGGGAAATCGTCCGTATTTTGAAACGGGGGCGCACTGTCGTGGTGGGAACGTTCACCAGCCCGTCCTCCCACTTCGGGTTTGTCATCCCTGATGACAAACGTTTGCCGACCGACATCTTCATTCCCCCGGAGGCACGAAACGGTGCCAAACAAGGGGACAAAGTGGTCGTCGAGTTGCATCACATTCCCGACAGCCGTTTCACCGCCGAGGGCGTCGTCACGGAAGTGTTGGGGCACAAAGATGATCCGGGTGTCGATATCCTCTCCATCATTCGCAAATACCAACTGCCCGAGGACTTCCCCGAAGAAGTGTTGGCCGAAGCCGAACAAATCCCCACCGAGATCGATCCGGAGGAAATCGAGGGGCGGCGGGATTTGCGCGATCGTACGATGGTTACCATTGATGGAGAAGATGCCAAGGACTTGGACGACGCGGTGTCGGTGGAGCGTCTGCCCAACGGCAACATCCGCCTCGGTGTTCATATTGCCGACGTCAGCTATTATGTGAAGGAAGGGAGTGCGCTGGATCGGGAAGCCTACGCCCGCGGCAACAGCGTCTATCTCGTGGACCGGGTGATTCCCATGTTGCCGCCGCGGCTGTCCAACGGCATCTGCAGTCTCAACCCGCAGGTGGACCGTCTGACACTCACCTGCGATATGGAAATCGACTCGGACGGCAATGTCGTCAGCCACGAAATCTATCCCAGCGTCATTCGTACCGACGAACGGATGACCTACACTGCCGTCAAACGCATTCTGGAGGATGAAGACCCTGAGCTGATCGAGCGTTACGCACCATTGGTGGACGATTTCCGCCTGATGGCTGATCTGGCCCGTACTTTGCGAAAAAAGCGACTCAAACGGGGGGCCATTGATTTCAATTTTACGGAAGCCAAAATCAAGGTCGACGAAAACGGCAAACCGATTGAAATCGTGAAACGGCCGCGTACGATTGCCGAGCAGCTGATCGAGGAATTCATGCTGTGCGCCAACGAAACGGTGGCGGAGCATTTTGCCTGGGCGGATATCCCGTTTTTGTACCGGATTCACGAAAATCCGGATACGGAAAAACTGCAGGCGTTTTACGAGTTTATCACCCATTTCGGCTACAGCGTCAAAGGGCGGGCGGATAAAGTGAAACCCCGTGCGCTCCAGGAGTTGTTGGAGAAAATCAGCGGCAAACCTGAGGAGACGCTGATCAGTACCGTCCTGCTCCGTTCGATGAAGCAGGCGCGTTATGCCGCGGAATGCACGGGGCATTTCGGGTTGGCGGCGACGTTTTACTGTCACTTCACCTCACCGATCCGGCGGTATCCCGATCTGGTCATTCACCGCATCATCCGGGAAGTGTTGGCCAATGGAACGTTGTCCCCTGAGCGGATGAACCAGCTGAAAGGAAAATTGCCGGATATTGCCCAGCAATGCTCGGTTCGCGAGCGTATTGCCGTTGAGGCGGAGCGGGAGACGGACGATCTGAAAAAAGCCGAATTTATGCTGGACAAGATTGGACAGGAATTTGACGGGATCATCAGCGGCGTCACTTCGTTCGGCATATTCGTCGAGTTGGACAACACCGTCGAAGGACTGGTGCACATCAGCTACATGACCGACGACTATTACCATTACGATGAAAATGCCTACTGCCTGATCGGCGAGCGTACAGGGAACATTTTCCGCATCGGAGACCGGGTTCGCGTCCGGGTGGCCGGTGTCAACATCGACGAGCACAAGGTGGACTTCGAGCTGGTGCCGGACTGGGAAGACGGCGGGTTGTTCGAACGAAGCCGCAAACGCAAAAAGCGCAGGAAAGAGACTGGTTCGGAGTCGGGGATGCCCAAGGGCGTAAAGAAAAAGAAAGCAAAAAAAGTTGAAAAAAAGGCGAAAAAGAAAAGGAAGAAGGCGTAAAGCACCAGGTGCGGCCGATCTATTTCAAGTAAACTACTCTTCCCGGTTCGCTTCAAACCAGAGCGATTTGGAACCTGAGGATGGTGGAGGAAATGCCCGGGATGAATTTCCTGTCGCTTTTTCCGGTCTCCACTTCGGGCTCAGATCCAAGCTCAACCGGAAAAAGTTGCCGCCTGATCAAATGGCCGGACACGTGGCAGGCATTCGCAGTTGTGTCTTTGAACATTGTTCCTCGTTAAGTGCCATCAATAAAGCATTTGTCAGACATGATCTGATCTGACAAGGTCACCATTTACCATCTTGACCGGATGACGGAGAAGGCCTCCCCGTCATTCCGGTCGGCTCGGGGGATATTTTGCGCTTCCTGCGATGAAAAAAGAGTTGACGAGACATTCGATTGGTTGTTACAATAACGATTGCAACCTTTTTCATGCGCGCAGGAGGTGAGCACAATGCCGAAAAAAGGCACCAAAGTGATCGCACGCAACAAAAAGGCGACCCACGACTACCACATCGAGGAGACGCTGGAAGCAGGCATTGTCCTCACCGGGACCGAGATCAAGTCGATCCGGCAGGGCCGGGTCAATCTGAAGGACAGCTATGCGCGCATCAAAGACGGGGAAGTATACGTGGTCAACATGCATATCAGTCCCTATGAACAGGGCAATCGTTTTAACCACGAACCCACCCGGGAGCGCAAGTTGCTGCTCCACAAGCAGGAGATCAACAAACTGATCGGGCTTACCCAGCAAAAAGGGTATACCTTGGTACCCCTGGATGTTCATCTGCGCAACGGCTACGCCAAATTGGAACTGGCAGTGGCCAAAGGGAAGAAACTGTACGACAAACGCGCTGCCATCGCCAAACGCGACGCTGAGCGCGAAATTCAGCGCCAGTTGAAGGAACGCATCCGGGGATGAACAAAAAAATTGTTTCGAAATCAAAATTTCCTCTTTACAAAGAGTGAAATCGGTGATAATATAAGTAACTGTCGAGGTCATGATAGCTTGGTCAAAACAGCGCAGACTCGTCGGAATCCTGGGGGCGTTTTGGGATTCGACGGGGATAGATCGAGCGTTAGCTGCGAGCCGAGGGGTTGCGTCCTTCGTTAAAAACGCAAGGCCAAATGTAACTGGCAAACAAGAAAACTACGCTCTGGCTGCTTAATTCCAGCCAGGATCCACTTCGCCATCGCCCGTGTGGTGAAGCTGGGTCTCAACCTCAGCGGGCTAGCTGACCGGAATCGTCACCGGCCGGTTGGCGAAATCCAGGTGACTGGTCCGTAGGAACGCCTGTCACTGGGCAGTCCGACGGACGAGACCGCAATACAGTGACTACGCTCGTAGACGCTGACGCGGCGATATCTTCGGACAGCGGTTCGACTCCGCTCGCCTCCACCAAAAGCATATGCTGATGTAGCTCAGTTGGTAGAGCACTTCACTCGTAATGAAGGGGTCGGGGGTTCGAGTCCCTCCATCAGCACCAAAAAAACCATCCTACCGATCAGTAGGATGGTTTTTATTTTAACCTCAATGATGAGACCGTTGATTATGGTTTGGAAAGTCGTTGACACAGCATGGTCCGGGCATTTACAATATCAAGAGAACCGATTGGTTCTATGGGTACCGACCAGTCATTAGCGAGTCACAAATTCGAAGGGTAAAGGGGAAAGATCGATCAATGGAAAAAAAGGCAAAGATAATGGATTCCGCTATCAAATTATTTTCAGAAAAAGGGTATCTGGCTACATCTATCCAAGATATAGCATCCGATTGCAAAATTTCGAAGGGATCATTTTACAAGTTCTTTGACTCGAAAGAGGATCTATTCATACAGGTGTTGGATTACAACCTGCAAAAAATGATGGTCGAAGCTGGGAAAGTGGATTTGCTCAAGTCATTATCCCCTCGGGATAAATTGATCAAAAAAATCCAGATCGAAATGGAAAACTTCCTTGAAAATCAAGTATTTATAAAAATGTTGACGACGGATTTGCCTATTAAAGAAAGCAAGGAGGTGTTTTATTCCCGAGTGAAGAGACGGTTGATGAACTGGCATAAGGATTGCTTGGTACAGGCATACGGGTCAAATATTCAACCGTACATCTGGGATTACGTCGTCATACTGGAAGGAATGATGAAGGAATATCTAGACCTGCTGATCTTTGGGCAGAAAAACTTTTCCATCAAAGTGGCTGTCGATTTTATTGTTGATCGTTTGGACGCTTTGGTGGAGGCCGGCTGCTCCGTAAAACCTGTTTTGACCCCTGATATGATGCGTGAGTATGAAGAAGCCGAATCCGTTTTCGTGAGTCGGGAGGAACAATTGAATGCCTTGTTGGATCAGTTGGGAGAGAGGATTGCAATGGGGGAGATGCCTGACTCTGAACGCAAAAAATTCATTTCTGCCGCTCAATTGTTGGCTGAGGAAATAAGGAAAGAGAATGCGAGAGATTTTTTGATTGATGCATTGATGTCATACATAAAGAAAAATAAGGATCTGGAAGAAAGCGTCAGCTTGATTCAAGATTTTTTGAATAGAAACGAAAAAGATGGAGAGAGAAACCATGGATGAGAAAAAACATCATGTCACCTTTGTTTTAATTGGACTTTTTGTCGGTCTGCTCTTTACCTCTCTGGACCAGACGGTCGTCTCGACAGCCATGCCCACCATTATCAGTGATTTGGGAGGCATGTCTTTTTACAGCTGGGTAACGGCCGTTTATATGTTGACGGAAACGGCGGGAATCCCCATTTTCGGTAAACTCGCCGATTTATACGGTCGCAAGAAAATCTACATGATCGGAATGGGGATTTTCGTTCTGGGTTCCGTATTGTGCGGTCTTTCAACCCACATTTTATTCCTGATTTTTGCCCGAGGACTTCAAGGCATTGGTGCAGCAGCAATTTGGCCGTTGGCGATGACCATCATCGGAGATGTATTTCCTCCTGAAAAAAGTGCAAAAATCCAAGGAATTTTTGGTGGGGCCTTTATCATATCCAGCATTGCCGGCCCTGCACTTGGAGGAATATTGACGGAATCTCTCAGCTGGCATTGGATTTTCTTTATTAATATTCCATTCGGTATTGTTTCCGCATTTCTGTTGTGGAAAGGACTTGTGGAACAGAAAGGTGAAGGAAACCAGTCGGTCGACTGGGCGGGGGCAGTTACTCTCACTGCCGGTATCATTTTGGTGCTTCTGCCCACCGTCTTGACAGGTGGAGAAGATCAATCTGTCTCTGCCGGTTATGACTGGTCTTCACCCTTGGTCTTACTGTTATTGTTTGGGGGATTGGCGATTCTGGCGATTTTCATTTGGGTTGAAATGAAAGCCGAAGAGCCTGTTCTCCCTCTTCGTATATTTGGGAATCAGACGGTGACCTTGATTTGTATCATCAGTTTCTTTTCAGGAATGGGGATGTTCGGTGCCATTACGTTTATTCCATTGTATATACAATACGTTCAACATACTTCCGCTTCCATCGCCGGGTATGCATTGACACCCATGATGTTCGGTGCGATCATTGCGGGTTCCATCGGCGGTTTCCTGATCACAAGAATCCCGTACCGCACGCTGCTTGTAACAGGCTTACTGTTCATGTCCCTGGGCTTTTATTTGATGTCAACGGTGAACACGAACACTTCTCTGTGGACGATCATCTGTTATGTGCTGCTCATTGGTATGGGAATGGGAATTTTGATGAGCAACCTCACGACGATTATGCAAGCGGTTG
Proteins encoded in this window:
- the eno gene encoding phosphopyruvate hydratase; amino-acid sequence: MTRIVDVYAREVLDSRGNPTVEVEVVLESGDVGRAIVPSGASTGAYEAVELRDGDKERFLGKGVLKAVQHVNEIIAPELEGWDATDQVGIDKHLIELDGTPNKGKLGANAILGVSMAVARAAAEALGVPLYNYLGGFNAKTLPVPMMNILNGGKHADNNVDIQEFMIMPVGAPSFREGLRMGAEIFHNLKAVLKEKGLATSVGDEGGFAPNLSSNEEALQTIVAAIERAGYKPGEDVLLALDVAATELYKDGKYHLEGEGVTRSSEEMIAFYEELVSKYPVVSIEDGLSEDDWDGWKQLTERLGGKVQLVGDDLFVTNTERLSQGIEKGVGNSILIKVNQIGTLTETFDAIEMAKRAGYTAVISHRSGESEDTTIADIAVATGAGQIKTGAPSRTDRVAKYNQLLRIEDELAETAQYPGKTAFYNLRG
- the secG gene encoding preprotein translocase subunit SecG → MEIAAKILLAIVSIALIIVVLLQSGKSPGLSGAIGGGAEHLLGKTKARGIDALLNKITVVLAVLFIILTLVVGYFVK
- a CDS encoding alpha/beta hydrolase, with protein sequence MEGFLLIHGYAGTPHDVQPVLDRLQELNLPVSAPLLAGHGGTRKEMRSSSWQEWVQSAEEALVQLLRECDLVHLVGFSMGSLIAIDLAVRYPVGKMVLLSPAVYSVNTPEIVRGMADTLKSPFDKRVRALPLKVYLRRTMRSSFRSFAQFFQLVEHVRPKFPEVRIPTLIIQGERDDVVKPKGAIHLYHQIGSTEKKLVLLPKSRHLICHDCEVVEMMREIETFFGLPSRNPEPLQEQASV
- a CDS encoding alpha/beta hydrolase, with amino-acid sequence MKIVRRSPDPFFYEGGEIGVLLIHGFTGTPSELRPMGEYLKERGYTVYAPLLAGHGTSPEEMACTTWEDWWNSAVEGYRRLRESGVRRVFAAGLSMGGALVLNLARQYPLDGLIAMCAPVYLKDKRVHAVNLIRWVMPYQIRRGTKPAHIEEYLVPYDRTPLKCVASLQRLIRHVRNHLHEIRVPALVVQAELDETVEPRSARYIYEKLGSAVKRLKWYDKSSHIITLDREREKLFADVDAFIQEVNEAISKRERGKGS
- the rnr gene encoding ribonuclease R; translated protein: MIEEQEILTFMRKKAYKPLTFTELVEAFAIEEEEIEAFRSLIDRMEQEGRIVQTRSKRFGVPERFNLVRGILQGHPKGFGFVVQDRPNAPDIYVHPNDMNGAMDGDTVLVRLQGKQVRDLRPEGEIVRILKRGRTVVVGTFTSPSSHFGFVIPDDKRLPTDIFIPPEARNGAKQGDKVVVELHHIPDSRFTAEGVVTEVLGHKDDPGVDILSIIRKYQLPEDFPEEVLAEAEQIPTEIDPEEIEGRRDLRDRTMVTIDGEDAKDLDDAVSVERLPNGNIRLGVHIADVSYYVKEGSALDREAYARGNSVYLVDRVIPMLPPRLSNGICSLNPQVDRLTLTCDMEIDSDGNVVSHEIYPSVIRTDERMTYTAVKRILEDEDPELIERYAPLVDDFRLMADLARTLRKKRLKRGAIDFNFTEAKIKVDENGKPIEIVKRPRTIAEQLIEEFMLCANETVAEHFAWADIPFLYRIHENPDTEKLQAFYEFITHFGYSVKGRADKVKPRALQELLEKISGKPEETLISTVLLRSMKQARYAAECTGHFGLAATFYCHFTSPIRRYPDLVIHRIIREVLANGTLSPERMNQLKGKLPDIAQQCSVRERIAVEAERETDDLKKAEFMLDKIGQEFDGIISGVTSFGIFVELDNTVEGLVHISYMTDDYYHYDENAYCLIGERTGNIFRIGDRVRVRVAGVNIDEHKVDFELVPDWEDGGLFERSRKRKKRRKETGSESGMPKGVKKKKAKKVEKKAKKKRKKA
- the smpB gene encoding SsrA-binding protein SmpB, with translation MPKKGTKVIARNKKATHDYHIEETLEAGIVLTGTEIKSIRQGRVNLKDSYARIKDGEVYVVNMHISPYEQGNRFNHEPTRERKLLLHKQEINKLIGLTQQKGYTLVPLDVHLRNGYAKLELAVAKGKKLYDKRAAIAKRDAEREIQRQLKERIRG
- a CDS encoding TetR/AcrR family transcriptional regulator, producing the protein MEKKAKIMDSAIKLFSEKGYLATSIQDIASDCKISKGSFYKFFDSKEDLFIQVLDYNLQKMMVEAGKVDLLKSLSPRDKLIKKIQIEMENFLENQVFIKMLTTDLPIKESKEVFYSRVKRRLMNWHKDCLVQAYGSNIQPYIWDYVVILEGMMKEYLDLLIFGQKNFSIKVAVDFIVDRLDALVEAGCSVKPVLTPDMMREYEEAESVFVSREEQLNALLDQLGERIAMGEMPDSERKKFISAAQLLAEEIRKENARDFLIDALMSYIKKNKDLEESVSLIQDFLNRNEKDGERNHG
- a CDS encoding MDR family MFS transporter, which produces MDEKKHHVTFVLIGLFVGLLFTSLDQTVVSTAMPTIISDLGGMSFYSWVTAVYMLTETAGIPIFGKLADLYGRKKIYMIGMGIFVLGSVLCGLSTHILFLIFARGLQGIGAAAIWPLAMTIIGDVFPPEKSAKIQGIFGGAFIISSIAGPALGGILTESLSWHWIFFINIPFGIVSAFLLWKGLVEQKGEGNQSVDWAGAVTLTAGIILVLLPTVLTGGEDQSVSAGYDWSSPLVLLLLFGGLAILAIFIWVEMKAEEPVLPLRIFGNQTVTLICIISFFSGMGMFGAITFIPLYIQYVQHTSASIAGYALTPMMFGAIIAGSIGGFLITRIPYRTLLVTGLLFMSLGFYLMSTVNTNTSLWTIICYVLLIGMGMGILMSNLTTIMQAVVDKKHFGVATSSINFFRSIGATIGTSILGAVLNHQVSTGLGNVIRENPAYQSRLQGNIQEILRYGKDIPTDVVDQVVSLFVHSVQSVFLISLVMIVITLIVSLFLGKGKIRDPQPETNHPAE